In Centroberyx gerrardi isolate f3 chromosome 11, fCenGer3.hap1.cur.20231027, whole genome shotgun sequence, the following are encoded in one genomic region:
- the c1qbp gene encoding complement component 1 Q subcomponent-binding protein, mitochondrial: protein MLKSVARAVGSAVRLSTATTSTARALPLTSPTLCSPSSATARPFTRSLWMMNSNGASSGYRPKLFSSKILSPSVSCGCGGLHTEGDKAFGDFLSDEIKEEKKIQKSKALPKMSGGWELEMNGTEAKLTRSVSGEKVTVTFNVNNSIPPNFEEEADQGQQKSAEDEPEIVSTPNFVVEVTKQAAKHSLVFDCHYPEDEMSHGEGEEESDIFAIREVSFQPEGDSEWKETSYTLNTDSLDWALYDHLMDFLADRGVDNTFADELMELSTAMEHQEYIKFLEDLSGFVKCN, encoded by the exons ATGCTAAAGTCAGTTGCCCGTGCGGTGGGAAGCGCTGTTCGCCTCTCTACAGCCACCACGTCTACAGCCCGAGCTCTGCCGCTCACCAGCCCGACGCTGTGCTCTCCAAGCTCGGCAACAGCTCGGCCCTTCACCCGGTCTCTCTGGATGATGAATAGTAACGGAGCCTCATCAGGATATAGGCCAAAACTGTTCAGTTCAAAAATATTGAGTCCGTCGGTGTCGTGTGGATGCGGGGGGTTGCACACAGAAG GTGACAAAGCATTTGGTGATTTCCTGTCCGATGAAatcaaagaggagaagaagatccAGAAAAGCAAAGCACTTCCTAAGATGTCTGGAGGATGGGAACTGGAGATGAACGGCACAGAGGCCAAACTCACTAGGAGTGTTTCTGGAGAAAA AGTCACTGTCACATTCAACGTCAATAACAGCATTCCTCCTAACTTTGAGGAGGAGGCTGATCAGGGACAGCAGAAGTCAGCAGAGGATGAG cCAGAAATTGTATCAACACCCAACTTTGTTGTTGAAGTAACGAAACAGGCCGCAAAACATTCCTTGGTGTTTGACTGCCATTATCCTGAAGATGAG ATGAGCCAcggtgaaggagaagaggagagtgacaTCTTTGCCATTCGTGAGGTCAGTTTCCAGCCTGAGGGAGATTCAGAGTGGAAGGAGACCAGCTACACACTCAACACAGACTCTCTGGACTGG GCGCTGTACGACCACCTAATGGACTTCCTGGCTGACCGGGGGGTCGACAACACCTTTGCTGACGAGCTGATGGAGCTGAGCACCGCCATGGAGCATCAAGAGTACATCAAGTTCCTGGAAGACCTCAGTGGCTTTGTCAAATGCAACTAA